From one Rhodanobacteraceae bacterium genomic stretch:
- a CDS encoding DUF3293 domain-containing protein: MSGITPGQLLAFCHSIYEVKRGLGWEVLDAAPPAESGVPEDSTQRWALISACNPLSALLHADVNRARHDRLHTVISAAGATCFPGRGRAPDSSWSEDSWLVHAPLPLVDAWATAFDQHAVYLPPQQGQAAGLRIYSPPADGQRPPFMGNLRLEWVGCDPPFAT, encoded by the coding sequence ATGTCAGGGATCACACCGGGACAGTTGCTTGCATTTTGCCATTCGATCTACGAAGTGAAACGCGGGCTCGGCTGGGAGGTACTCGACGCAGCACCGCCCGCAGAATCAGGCGTACCCGAGGATTCAACCCAGCGCTGGGCGTTGATCAGCGCCTGCAATCCGCTGTCAGCCCTGCTGCATGCGGATGTTAACCGCGCCCGGCATGATCGGCTGCACACAGTCATCAGCGCCGCCGGCGCGACATGTTTCCCGGGCCGCGGCCGCGCGCCGGATTCCAGCTGGAGCGAGGACAGCTGGCTGGTGCACGCGCCGTTGCCGCTGGTCGATGCCTGGGCAACCGCCTTCGACCAGCATGCGGTGTACCTGCCGCCGCAACAGGGCCAGGCGGCGGGCCTGCGCATCTACTCCCCCCCGGCGGACGGGCAACGCCCGCCATTCATGGGCAATCTCCGGCTCGAATGGGTAGGATGCGACCCGCCTTTCGCCACCTGA
- the ccmA gene encoding heme ABC exporter ATP-binding protein CcmA, giving the protein MSTPASTDAETPLLRARALTCLREEEPLFRPIDIELPRGHLLVLEGRNGAGKTTLLRALLGLHPLEAQSLHFLGEDVLQQRHALNAGALWLGHLLALKGDLTVRENLEFALAIGSDAAPGDIDALCAELGIAGYEDTPARALSAGQRKRAALARLAASGRPLWLLDEPFANLDAPGMAVVERLLARHLAGGGGAVLTSHGVLPITLPAVTVRLEHAR; this is encoded by the coding sequence TTGTCGACCCCCGCATCCACCGATGCCGAAACACCGCTGCTCCGGGCGCGCGCGTTGACCTGCCTGCGCGAGGAGGAGCCGCTGTTCCGGCCGATCGACATCGAGTTGCCGCGCGGGCACTTGCTGGTGCTCGAGGGCCGCAACGGGGCCGGCAAGACCACCCTGCTGCGCGCCCTGCTCGGGCTGCACCCGCTGGAAGCCCAGTCGCTGCACTTCCTTGGCGAGGATGTGTTGCAGCAGCGCCACGCGTTGAACGCGGGCGCGCTCTGGCTGGGCCATTTGCTGGCGCTGAAGGGCGACCTGACCGTGCGCGAGAACCTCGAGTTCGCGCTGGCGATCGGTTCGGACGCGGCGCCCGGCGACATCGACGCCCTCTGCGCCGAGTTGGGCATCGCCGGCTACGAGGACACCCCGGCGCGCGCGCTGTCCGCCGGCCAGCGCAAGCGCGCCGCGCTCGCCCGCCTGGCCGCGAGCGGGCGCCCCCTGTGGCTGCTCGACGAGCCTTTCGCCAACCTCGACGCGCCCGGCATGGCGGTGGTCGAGCGCCTGCTCGCGCGCCACCTGGCCGGCGGCGGCGGCGCGGTGCTGACCAGCCACGGCGTGCTGCCGATCACCCTGCCCGCCGTCACCGTGCGGCTGGAGCACGCGCGATGA
- the ccmB gene encoding heme exporter protein CcmB has translation MTALRPYQALLARDLKLAFRRRADLLLPLGFAVLVVLLFGIALGGTPERLAPVSAPVIWVTVLLAGFLSLDGLFRPDVDDGTLDHWLAGPTSIVGLMYAKALAHWLLYGVGLTLSTPLLAMLLNLPVDLLPVMLAALAIGTLGATQIGIVAAALTARLRRSGILLALIVMPLYLPLLIFGSGAVDAVRLRESPKGALLLLAAQTVLLLTLAPPAAAAALRIGSDNPP, from the coding sequence ATGACCGCCCTGCGCCCCTACCAGGCCCTGCTCGCGCGCGACCTCAAACTGGCCTTCCGGCGCCGGGCGGACCTGCTGCTGCCGCTGGGGTTTGCGGTGCTGGTGGTGCTGCTGTTCGGCATCGCGCTCGGCGGCACGCCCGAGCGGCTGGCGCCGGTGTCGGCACCGGTGATCTGGGTCACCGTCCTGCTGGCCGGATTCCTGAGTCTCGATGGCCTGTTCCGCCCCGACGTCGACGACGGCACCCTGGACCATTGGCTGGCAGGACCCACGTCCATCGTCGGGTTGATGTACGCCAAGGCGCTGGCGCACTGGTTGCTGTACGGTGTCGGCCTGACGCTGTCGACTCCGCTGCTGGCAATGCTGTTGAACCTTCCCGTGGACCTGCTGCCGGTGATGCTGGCGGCACTTGCGATCGGTACCCTGGGCGCGACCCAGATCGGCATCGTTGCCGCGGCGTTGACGGCGCGCCTGCGCCGCAGTGGTATTTTGCTGGCCTTGATCGTGATGCCGCTGTACCTGCCGCTGCTGATCTTCGGCAGCGGCGCGGTGGACGCGGTGCGCCTGCGCGAGTCGCCCAAGGGCGCGCTGCTGTTGCTGGCGGCGCAAACCGTGCTGCTGCTGACGCTGGCGCCGCCGGCGGCTGCGGCGGCCCTGCGCATAGGATCGGACAATCCGCCATGA
- the ccsA gene encoding cytochrome c biogenesis protein CcsA: MNPVLRWFHQLGSPPYFYAFATRWMPWFGWSALVLTLIGMYIGLHRAPADYLQGDSFRIIYIHVPSAWMSMFIYVAMAVNGAIALIWRIKLSEILFLACAPIGAMFTAITLITGMLWGKPTWGAYWVWDARLTSELVLLFLYFGVIGLASAYDDLRQGARAAAVLALVGVVNVPIIHFSVKWWNTLHQGETVRVFGKSSIDGSMLWPLLIMALATKLYFVFAVLMRARGTLLEQERGKAWVRELVGGAR, encoded by the coding sequence ATGAACCCCGTGCTGCGCTGGTTCCATCAACTCGGATCCCCGCCGTATTTCTATGCCTTCGCGACGCGCTGGATGCCGTGGTTCGGCTGGAGCGCGCTGGTGCTCACGCTGATCGGCATGTACATCGGGCTGCACCGCGCGCCGGCCGACTACCTGCAGGGCGACAGCTTCCGCATCATCTACATCCACGTGCCCAGCGCCTGGATGAGCATGTTCATCTACGTGGCGATGGCGGTGAACGGCGCCATCGCGCTGATCTGGCGGATCAAGCTGTCGGAGATCCTGTTTCTGGCCTGCGCGCCGATCGGCGCGATGTTCACCGCGATCACACTGATCACCGGCATGCTCTGGGGCAAGCCCACCTGGGGCGCCTACTGGGTATGGGACGCGCGCCTGACCAGCGAACTGGTGCTGCTGTTCCTGTATTTCGGCGTGATTGGCCTGGCCTCGGCCTACGACGATTTGCGCCAGGGCGCGCGCGCCGCGGCGGTGCTGGCACTGGTCGGCGTGGTGAATGTCCCGATCATCCATTTCTCGGTCAAATGGTGGAACACGCTGCACCAGGGTGAGACCGTGCGCGTGTTCGGCAAGAGCAGCATCGATGGCTCGATGCTGTGGCCGTTGCTGATCATGGCGCTGGCGACCAAGCTGTATTTCGTCTTCGCCGTCTTGATGCGCGCCCGTGGCACGCTGCTGGAACAGGAGCGCGGCAAAGCCTGGGTGCGGGAACTGGTCGGAGGAGCGCGCTGA
- the ccmD gene encoding heme exporter protein CcmD, protein MLAWLENQGHWGFIWLSLAVTLVLVLADLLPPWLRQRKLKQDIRARIRREQHQSE, encoded by the coding sequence ATGCTGGCCTGGCTGGAAAACCAGGGGCACTGGGGATTCATCTGGCTGTCGCTGGCGGTCACACTGGTCCTGGTGCTGGCCGACCTGCTGCCGCCCTGGCTGCGCCAGCGCAAGCTCAAACAGGACATCCGCGCGCGCATCCGCCGCGAACAACACCAAAGCGAGTAA
- the ccmE gene encoding cytochrome c maturation protein CcmE, with the protein MHPLRRRRLFLILGLVVGIGAATGLALVALQENVNHFYSPSEVLAGSAPEGRNFRLGGVVLEGSTRRDGSSLKAHFVVTDRFKDLPVEYEGILPDLFKEGQSVIATGVLQAGGVFVASEVLAKHDENYMPKEVAEAIAKGKAQKDSQGAQTP; encoded by the coding sequence ATGCATCCGCTACGTCGTCGTCGGCTGTTCCTGATCCTCGGTCTCGTGGTCGGCATCGGCGCCGCCACCGGCCTGGCGCTGGTCGCACTGCAGGAAAACGTCAACCACTTCTACAGCCCCTCCGAGGTGCTCGCCGGCAGCGCGCCGGAAGGGCGCAATTTCCGTCTCGGCGGCGTGGTGCTGGAAGGCAGCACGCGGCGCGACGGCAGCTCGCTGAAAGCGCACTTCGTGGTGACCGACCGCTTCAAGGACCTGCCGGTGGAATACGAAGGCATCCTCCCGGACCTGTTCAAGGAAGGCCAGAGCGTGATCGCCACCGGCGTGCTGCAGGCCGGCGGCGTGTTCGTCGCCAGCGAGGTGCTGGCCAAGCACGACGAGAACTACATGCCCAAGGAGGTCGCCGAGGCGATCGCCAAGGGCAAGGCGCAGAAGGACAGCCAGGGAGCGCAGACGCCATGA
- a CDS encoding heme lyase CcmF/NrfE family subunit codes for MMPELGQVFLILALLLAAVQACVPLIGAQINDPALMRVARPAVYGQFVFLAAAYTILTLGFVNQDFSIAYVAQNSNLQLPPEYRISAVWGAHEGSLLLWVLILSIWSVALAALSHKLPQRFMARALGTLGVISIGFLSFTALTSNPFERHVPPLPDGNDLNPLLQDFGLIVHPPMLYMGYVGFAIAFAFAVAALLDGRVDRQWVRWSRPWTNVAWAFLTIGIALGSWWAYYELGWGGWWFWDPVENASFMPWLVGAALIHSQAVTEKRGTFAAWTLLLAITAFSLSLLGTFLVRSGVLTSVHAFASDPARGTFILAFLAVVAGGALTLYAIRAPRLASAPPVELYSRESLLLANNILLTTACAMVLIGTLYPLVAEAFDLGKISVGPPYFGLMFIVLMTPLVLLVPLGPLTRWKGDSAGGVLLALRTALALAAVTGALAWIFFREIPILRVLAITGGVFVMLGTLAFVVRRIRQAPAGRRFTAEMVGMSLAHFGIGMFVVGVMVTESLNVERDVRMQPGDTVEVSGYEIAFVTLRHHEGPNFIADEGVFEIRKDGRVLSEQHPQKRQYLRGQVMTEAAIDAGFFSDFYIAMGEPLQDGAAWAVRLYYKPMIRWVWLGALLMMLGGFIAATARRPRQAVPAREGEAANPDVLPVAARSASEPA; via the coding sequence ATGATGCCGGAGCTGGGCCAGGTCTTTCTGATCCTCGCGCTGCTGCTCGCAGCGGTGCAGGCCTGCGTGCCGCTGATCGGCGCCCAGATCAATGATCCGGCGTTGATGCGGGTGGCGCGGCCGGCAGTCTATGGCCAGTTCGTGTTCCTCGCCGCGGCCTACACCATCCTGACGCTCGGCTTCGTCAACCAGGATTTCTCGATCGCCTACGTGGCGCAGAACAGCAACCTGCAACTGCCGCCCGAGTACCGCATCAGCGCGGTGTGGGGCGCGCACGAGGGTTCGCTGCTGCTGTGGGTGCTGATACTGTCGATCTGGTCGGTGGCGCTGGCGGCCCTGAGCCACAAGCTGCCGCAGCGTTTCATGGCGCGTGCGCTGGGCACGCTCGGCGTCATCTCGATCGGCTTCCTGTCCTTCACCGCGCTCACCAGCAATCCCTTCGAACGGCATGTGCCGCCGCTGCCGGACGGCAACGACCTGAATCCCTTGCTGCAAGACTTCGGCCTGATCGTGCATCCGCCGATGCTGTACATGGGCTACGTGGGCTTCGCGATCGCCTTCGCCTTCGCCGTCGCCGCGCTGCTGGACGGCCGCGTCGACCGCCAATGGGTGCGCTGGTCGCGCCCATGGACCAACGTCGCCTGGGCCTTCCTCACCATCGGCATCGCGCTCGGCAGCTGGTGGGCGTACTACGAACTGGGCTGGGGCGGCTGGTGGTTCTGGGATCCGGTGGAGAACGCCTCGTTCATGCCCTGGCTGGTCGGCGCCGCACTGATCCATTCGCAGGCGGTCACCGAGAAGCGCGGCACCTTCGCCGCGTGGACCCTGCTGCTGGCGATCACCGCCTTCTCGCTGTCCCTGCTCGGCACCTTCCTGGTGCGCTCGGGCGTGCTCACCAGCGTGCACGCCTTCGCCAGCGATCCGGCGCGCGGCACCTTCATCCTCGCCTTCCTGGCGGTGGTCGCCGGTGGCGCGCTGACGCTCTACGCCATCCGCGCGCCGCGCCTCGCATCAGCTCCGCCGGTGGAACTGTACTCGCGCGAGAGCCTGCTGCTGGCCAACAACATCCTGCTCACCACCGCCTGCGCGATGGTCCTGATCGGCACCCTGTACCCGCTGGTGGCGGAAGCCTTCGACCTCGGCAAGATCTCGGTCGGGCCGCCCTATTTCGGGCTGATGTTCATCGTACTGATGACACCGCTCGTGCTGCTGGTCCCACTCGGCCCGCTGACCCGCTGGAAGGGCGACTCTGCCGGCGGCGTGCTGCTGGCGCTGCGCACCGCGCTGGCGCTCGCCGCGGTGACCGGCGCGCTGGCGTGGATCTTTTTCCGCGAGATTCCGATCCTGCGCGTGCTGGCGATCACTGGCGGCGTCTTCGTGATGCTCGGCACCTTGGCTTTCGTTGTCCGGCGTATCCGCCAGGCACCGGCGGGACGCCGCTTCACCGCGGAGATGGTCGGCATGTCGCTGGCGCATTTCGGCATCGGCATGTTCGTGGTCGGCGTGATGGTCACCGAATCGCTGAATGTCGAACGCGATGTGCGCATGCAGCCAGGCGACACCGTCGAGGTCTCCGGCTACGAGATCGCCTTCGTCACGCTGCGCCATCATGAAGGCCCGAACTTCATCGCCGACGAGGGCGTGTTCGAGATCCGCAAGGATGGCCGCGTGCTCTCCGAGCAGCACCCGCAGAAGCGCCAGTACCTGCGCGGCCAGGTGATGACCGAGGCCGCCATCGACGCCGGCTTCTTCAGCGACTTCTACATCGCGATGGGCGAGCCGCTGCAGGACGGCGCAGCCTGGGCGGTGCGCCTGTACTACAAGCCGATGATCCGCTGGGTCTGGCTCGGCGCGCTGCTGATGATGCTGGGCGGCTTCATCGCCGCCACCGCGCGCCGCCCGCGCCAGGCCGTGCCTGCGCGCGAAGGCGAAGCGGCCAACCCGGATGTGCTGCCGGTGGCCGCGCGCAGCGCGTCGGAGCCGGCATGA
- a CDS encoding DsbE family thiol:disulfide interchange protein, which produces MNPRALIPLVVFLAIGALLWSGIGKDPTVLPSVLIGKPAPDFSAPELRNQSITHSKASLVGKPFLLNVFASWCPSCRVEHPVLARYAREGKIRLVGLNWKDQAGDALGWLQQFGDPYEEIVYDPDGRIGIDFGVTAAPESFVIGADGSILYKHIGPISVEDMETKILPLLQGKAS; this is translated from the coding sequence ATGAATCCACGTGCGCTGATCCCGCTGGTCGTGTTCCTGGCGATCGGGGCGCTGCTGTGGAGCGGCATCGGCAAGGACCCGACCGTGCTGCCATCGGTCCTGATCGGCAAGCCGGCGCCGGATTTCAGCGCGCCGGAGCTGCGCAACCAGAGCATCACCCACAGCAAGGCCTCGCTCGTCGGCAAGCCCTTCCTGCTGAACGTGTTCGCCAGCTGGTGCCCGAGCTGCCGCGTGGAGCATCCGGTGCTGGCGCGCTATGCCCGCGAGGGCAAGATCCGGCTGGTCGGACTGAACTGGAAGGACCAGGCTGGCGACGCGCTCGGCTGGCTGCAACAGTTCGGCGATCCCTACGAGGAAATCGTCTACGACCCGGATGGCCGCATCGGCATCGATTTCGGCGTCACCGCGGCGCCGGAGAGCTTCGTCATCGGCGCCGATGGATCGATCCTGTACAAGCACATCGGCCCGATCAGCGTGGAAGACATGGAAACCAAGATCCTGCCGCTGCTGCAGGGGAAAGCGTCTTGA
- a CDS encoding cytochrome c-type biogenesis protein CcmH: MNIRPFILCALLALAWLSPAAAIQPLEFTDRAQEHRYQQLLRELRCLQCQNQSLADSDSNVAGGLRLEIHKQMLAGRSDDEIKAFLVERYGEFVLYRPEVKSGTWLLWFGPFAILVGAGLALVLTLRKRRAKAAAVAETTRDEEDW, translated from the coding sequence TTGAACATCCGCCCCTTTATCCTCTGCGCCCTGCTGGCGCTGGCCTGGCTGTCGCCGGCGGCGGCGATCCAGCCGCTGGAATTCACCGACCGTGCGCAGGAGCATCGCTATCAGCAACTGCTGCGCGAACTGCGCTGCCTGCAATGCCAGAACCAGAGCCTGGCCGACTCCGACTCCAACGTCGCTGGCGGATTGCGCCTGGAGATCCACAAGCAGATGCTCGCCGGCCGTAGCGACGACGAGATCAAGGCCTTCCTGGTGGAACGCTATGGCGAGTTCGTGCTGTACCGCCCGGAAGTGAAGAGCGGCACCTGGTTGTTGTGGTTCGGGCCTTTCGCGATCCTGGTCGGTGCCGGCCTGGCCCTGGTGCTCACCCTGCGCAAACGCCGCGCAAAAGCGGCTGCGGTCGCCGAGACGACCCGCGATGAGGAGGATTGGTGA
- the ccmI gene encoding c-type cytochrome biogenesis protein CcmI: MTTGFWILAALAVLAALAFLLWPMLRAPRTGAVAAQTALLREQLEALKSAHAAGLVDDASFQARQQALSAAALKLIDTPESARPALSGAAKVTAVLLLLALPIATMLLYERIGTPNAIGFSGPGPGTVTTASGDPAATNAPALTQAAETLAAKLKDNPNDGEGWVLLARTYRATENFAEAAKAYDRALSLVPETADLLAEAAESKGLSSEPRTLQGEPLKLIERALQLEPENQNALFLKGLALAQSDDPAGAEAAWDKLLGLMDPGTPAHTAVVEQMNIVRARLGKGPMEAAPAAPATAGSAPPPTAPATASDAAGVEVSVRLAPELAAQVSPDNVMFVFARAEQGPPAPLAIQRLVAGALPLTIKLDETMGMIQGMSLAQFPRVVIGARISKSGNAAPQPGDLEGLSAALDWRAAGKVEVVIDRVR; the protein is encoded by the coding sequence GTGACGACTGGTTTCTGGATCCTGGCCGCGCTGGCTGTACTGGCCGCGCTGGCCTTCCTGCTGTGGCCGATGTTGCGCGCGCCGCGCACCGGTGCGGTGGCGGCACAGACCGCACTGCTGCGCGAGCAGCTCGAGGCGCTGAAGTCCGCGCACGCCGCCGGCCTGGTCGATGACGCGAGCTTCCAGGCGCGCCAGCAGGCCCTGAGCGCCGCGGCCCTGAAACTGATCGACACGCCCGAGAGCGCCCGCCCGGCATTGTCGGGCGCCGCGAAGGTGACCGCCGTTCTGCTGCTGCTCGCGCTGCCGATCGCAACGATGTTGCTGTACGAACGCATCGGTACGCCGAATGCGATCGGCTTCTCTGGCCCCGGCCCTGGCACCGTGACCACCGCCAGCGGCGACCCGGCCGCCACCAACGCCCCGGCGCTCACGCAGGCCGCCGAAACTCTGGCCGCCAAGCTCAAGGACAACCCGAACGATGGCGAGGGCTGGGTGCTGCTGGCCCGCACCTACCGCGCCACCGAGAACTTCGCCGAAGCCGCCAAGGCCTACGATCGCGCGCTCTCGCTGGTGCCGGAGACTGCGGACCTGCTCGCCGAGGCCGCCGAGTCCAAGGGCCTGTCGTCTGAGCCGCGCACGCTGCAGGGCGAGCCCTTGAAGCTGATCGAGCGCGCGCTGCAGCTGGAGCCGGAGAACCAGAATGCACTGTTCCTCAAGGGTCTCGCGCTGGCGCAATCGGATGATCCGGCGGGCGCCGAGGCCGCCTGGGACAAGCTGCTCGGACTGATGGATCCGGGCACCCCGGCGCACACCGCGGTGGTCGAGCAGATGAACATTGTCCGCGCGCGCCTGGGCAAGGGTCCGATGGAAGCGGCGCCTGCCGCGCCCGCAACCGCCGGGTCCGCGCCTCCGCCGACGGCGCCCGCGACCGCCAGCGACGCCGCAGGTGTCGAAGTGAGCGTGCGCCTTGCGCCGGAACTGGCCGCGCAGGTGTCGCCCGACAACGTGATGTTCGTGTTTGCCCGCGCCGAGCAGGGCCCGCCCGCGCCGCTGGCGATCCAGCGCCTGGTCGCCGGCGCCCTGCCGCTCACCATCAAACTCGACGAAACCATGGGCATGATCCAGGGCATGTCGCTGGCGCAGTTCCCGCGCGTCGTCATCGGCGCCCGTATCTCCAAGTCCGGCAACGCCGCGCCGCAGCCCGGCGACCTGGAAGGCCTGAGCGCCGCGCTCGACTGGCGCGCCGCGGGCAAGGTTGAGGTCGTGATCGACCGGGTGCGGTGA
- the arsB gene encoding ACR3 family arsenite efflux transporter: MNRFERYLTLWVALCIVAGIALGQVFPGVFQTLGGWEVAKVNLPVGMLIWVMIIPILLRIDFGALGQVRRHWRGIGITLAINWLVKPFSMALLGWLFIRHWFAPWLPAEQIDSYIAGLILLAAAPCTAMVFVWSRLTNGDPLFTLSQVAVNDLIMVFAFAPIVALLLGLSSISVPWETLLISVLLYIVIPVLIAQALRRALLKRGPQALERALATISPWSTAALLLTLVLLFAFQGVAILKQPLVIALLAVPILIQVLFNASLAYGLNRWAGETHAVACPSALIGASNFFELAVAAAISLFGFESGAALATVVGVLIEVPVMLLVVRVVNRSKGWYEAGRA, from the coding sequence ATGAATCGCTTCGAGCGCTACCTGACGCTGTGGGTGGCGCTGTGCATCGTTGCCGGCATCGCCCTGGGGCAGGTCTTCCCGGGCGTGTTCCAGACCCTGGGCGGCTGGGAGGTCGCGAAGGTCAACCTGCCGGTGGGCATGCTGATCTGGGTGATGATCATCCCGATACTGCTGCGCATCGATTTCGGCGCGCTCGGGCAGGTACGCCGGCACTGGCGCGGCATCGGCATCACCCTCGCCATCAACTGGCTGGTCAAGCCCTTCTCGATGGCGCTGCTCGGCTGGCTGTTCATCCGCCACTGGTTCGCACCCTGGCTGCCGGCGGAACAGATCGACAGCTACATCGCCGGACTGATCCTGCTGGCGGCAGCGCCCTGCACCGCGATGGTGTTCGTCTGGAGCCGGCTGACCAACGGTGACCCGTTGTTCACCCTGTCGCAGGTGGCGGTCAACGACCTGATCATGGTGTTCGCTTTCGCGCCGATCGTCGCGCTGCTGCTCGGCCTGTCGTCGATCAGCGTGCCGTGGGAGACGCTGCTGATCTCGGTGCTGCTGTACATCGTGATCCCGGTGCTGATCGCACAGGCGCTGCGCCGGGCGCTGCTGAAACGCGGGCCGCAGGCGCTGGAGCGCGCGCTCGCGACGATCTCGCCGTGGTCGACGGCCGCGCTGCTGCTCACCCTCGTGCTGCTGTTCGCCTTCCAGGGCGTCGCCATCCTCAAGCAGCCACTGGTGATCGCGCTGCTGGCGGTACCGATCCTGATCCAGGTGCTGTTCAATGCCAGCCTCGCCTACGGCCTGAATCGCTGGGCCGGCGAGACGCACGCGGTGGCCTGTCCCTCGGCGCTGATCGGCGCATCCAATTTCTTCGAACTGGCGGTAGCGGCTGCGATCAGCCTGTTCGGCTTCGAATCCGGCGCGGCGCTCGCCACCGTGGTCGGCGTGCTGATCGAGGTGCCGGTGATGCTGCTGGTGGTGCGCGTGGTCAATCGCAGCAAGGGTTGGTACGAGGCAGGGAGGGCCTGA
- a CDS encoding arsenate reductase ArsC, whose product MKRVLFVCIENSNRSQMAQAFAHVHGGAAVDAQSAGSRPSGVINPKAIRFMGELGYDLTQHSSKSLDAVSGEFDAVVTMGCGDDCPWIPAKRREDWALPDPKHMDDDAYREVRDEISRRVKVLLESL is encoded by the coding sequence ATGAAACGCGTTCTGTTCGTCTGCATCGAGAATTCCAACCGCAGCCAGATGGCGCAGGCCTTCGCGCATGTCCACGGCGGTGCGGCGGTGGATGCGCAGAGCGCTGGCTCGCGCCCGTCGGGCGTGATCAATCCGAAGGCGATCCGTTTCATGGGTGAGCTTGGCTACGACCTCACGCAGCATTCGTCGAAATCGCTGGACGCGGTGTCCGGCGAGTTCGACGCGGTGGTCACGATGGGCTGCGGCGACGACTGTCCGTGGATTCCGGCGAAGCGGCGCGAGGACTGGGCGCTGCCCGATCCCAAGCACATGGACGACGACGCCTATCGCGAGGTGCGCGACGAAATCAGCCGGCGCGTGAAGGTGCTGCTGGAGTCGCTGTGA
- a CDS encoding helix-turn-helix transcriptional regulator gives MKADQTVTALAAIAHKSRLAVFRWLVQAGPAGGNPGDIAAQLGFAPATLSFHLKTLMHAGLVQAEQNGRYIRYRADFAAMRGLVDYLTENCCAGTAVCCEPLACAPDQERSCA, from the coding sequence ATGAAAGCAGATCAGACCGTCACCGCGCTCGCGGCGATCGCGCACAAGTCCCGGCTGGCGGTGTTCCGCTGGCTGGTCCAGGCCGGGCCGGCCGGCGGAAACCCGGGGGACATCGCGGCGCAGCTGGGATTTGCGCCGGCCACGCTGTCTTTCCACCTGAAAACCCTGATGCACGCCGGGCTGGTGCAGGCGGAGCAGAACGGGCGCTACATCCGCTATCGCGCGGACTTCGCGGCGATGCGCGGGCTGGTCGATTACCTCACCGAGAACTGTTGCGCCGGCACTGCCGTCTGCTGCGAGCCGCTCGCCTGCGCGCCCGACCAGGAGCGCTCCTGCGCATGA